A genomic window from Rattus norvegicus strain BN/NHsdMcwi chromosome 9, GRCr8, whole genome shotgun sequence includes:
- the Usp40 gene encoding ubiquitin carboxyl-terminal hydrolase 40 isoform X11: MFGNLFEEDYSSVSSSQYGSGKKLKTKGLEPPAPREFTKLSGIRNQGGTCYLSSLLQTLHFTPEFREALFSLGPEELGSLEDKDKPEAKVRIIPLQLQRLFAQLLLVDQEAASTTDLTDSFGWTSDEEMRQHDVQELNRILFSALETSLVGTSGHDLIHRLYHGTIVNQIVCKECKNVSERQEDFLDLTVAVKNVSGLEDALWNMYVEEEIFDYDNLYHCGTCDRLVKAAKSAKLRKLPPFLTISLLRFNFDFVKCERYKDTSCYTFPLRINLKPFCEQSDMDDMEYMYDLFSVIIHKGGCYGGHYHVYIKDVDHLGNWQCQEEISDSAVNLKAPQNEEETDDPLVVLKAILLQEEANQIPVDQLGQKLLIKTGISWNKKYRKQHGPLRKFLRLHPQVFLLSTDESTVSLQRSHFPQVPSDPQSHEQIAHTLASEPPGLRDNISCPHWFDINDSKVQPIKEKDIMQQFQGKESAYMLFYRKATLQRPSEAQANPRYRVPCHLLKEMDAANVLLQTRRAECDSANSTFELHLHLGPHYRFFNGALHPAVSQTESVWDLTFDKRKTVGDLRQSIFQLLEFWEGDMVLSVAKRVPAGLHVYHTLDGDELTLGEAEIADEEDIFVWNGVEPWAPQKASSS, encoded by the exons ATGTTTGGGAACCTATTTGAAGAGGACTATTCCAGTGTGTCAAGTAGTCAGTATGGAAGcgggaagaaattaaagactaaaGGTTTGGAGCCACCTGCCCCTagagaattcaccaagttaagtGGAATCAGAAATCAGGGTGGAACCTGTTACCTCAGTTCCCTGCTTCAGACACTTCACTTCACACCTGAATTCAGAG AAGCTTTATTTTCTCTTGGTCCGGAAGAGCTCGGTTCTCTAGAGGATAAGGATAAACCCGAAGCAAAG GTCCGGATCATACCTTTGCAGTTGCAGCGCTTGTTTGCCCAGCTTCTGCTCGTGGACCAGGAGGCTGCATCCACCACAGACCTCACTGACAGCTTCGGGTGGACCAGCGATGAG GAAATGAGACAACACGATGTGCAGGAACTCAACCGAATTCTCTTCAGTGCTTTGGAAACTTCTTTAGTTGGGACCTCTGGCCATGACCTCATTCATCGTCTATACCATGGCACCATTGTGAACCAGATTGTTTGCAAAGAGTGTAAGAATGTCAGTGAGAGGCAG GAAGACTTCTTGGATTTGACAGTAGCAGTCAAAAACGTATCTGGTTTAGAAGATGCACTCTGGAACATGTACGTGGAGGAGGAAATTTTCGACTATGATAACTTGTACCACTGTGGAACCTGTGACCGGCTGGTGAAAGCAGCAAAG TCTGCCAAATTACGTAAGCTGCCTCCTTTTCTTACTATTTCATTACTaagatttaattttgattttgtgaAATGTGAACGCTACAAGGATACTAGCTGTTATACATTCCCCCTCCGGATCAATCTCAAGCCTTTCTGTGAACAG aGTGACATGGATGACATGGAATATATGTATGACCTCTTCTCTGTCATTATCCACAAAGGTGGCTGCTATGGAGGTCATTACCATGTGTACATTAAAGACGTTGATCATCTCGGCAACTGGCAATGTCAA GAGGAGATAAGTGATTCAGCTGTGAATTTGAAAGCTCCTCagaatgaagaagagactgaTGATCCACTGGTGGTTCTAAAAGCAATCTTATTGCAG GAGGAGGCCAATCAAATTCCTGTTGATCAGCTGGGCCAGAAACTCTTGATAAAAACAGGAATATCTTGGAACAAGAAGTACAGGAAACAGCATGGACCACTGCGAAAG TTCTTACGGCTCCATCCTCAGGTATTTCTGCTCAGCACAGATGAAAGTACAGTCAGTCTCCAGAGAAGCCATTTTCCCCAGGTCCCGTCTGATCCACAGAGCCATGAACAGATTGCACACACACTTGCTTCAGAACCCCCAGGCTTAAGGGATAACATCAGTTGCCCACACTGGTTTGACATCAATGATTCCAAAGTCCAGCCAATCAAAGAGAAAGATATCATGCAGCAGTTCCAGGGTAAAGAAAGTGCCTACATGCTATTTTATCGGAAAGCCACGCTGCAGAGACCCTCTGAAG CTCAAGCCAATCCAAGATACAGAGTTCCCTGTCATTTACTAAAGGAAATGGATGCAGCCAACGTTCTCCTGCAGACGAGAAG GGCAGAATGTGACTCTGCAAACAGTACTTTTGAGTTGCATCTCCACTTGGGTCCTCACTACCGTTTCTTCAATGGGGCTCTTCACCCTGCAGTCTCTCAGACTGAGAGCGTGTGGGACTTAACATTTGATAAAAGAAAAACTGTAGGAGATCTCCGTCAGTCAATATTTCAG